One part of the Glycine soja cultivar W05 chromosome 11, ASM419377v2, whole genome shotgun sequence genome encodes these proteins:
- the LOC114373719 gene encoding uncharacterized protein LOC114373719: protein MKVRSSVKKMCEFCQIVKRRGRIYVICSGNPKHKQRQGMATFASEGPSQPVSSETSSCKIMIKPAQIARPGRICTSPQRHSLSMLYGWRVGLASILSIK from the exons ATGAAGGTTCGGTCATCTGTGAAGAAGATGTGTGAATTTTGTCAGATAGTTAAGCGCCGGGGACGAATCTATGTGATTTGCTCTGGGAACCCTAAGCACAAGCAACGACAGGGCATGGCAACATTTGCAAGTGAAGGCCCATCTCAACCAGT GTCCTCGGAGACAAGTAGCTGCAAGATTATGATTAAGCCTGCTCAAATTGCGCGACCAGGTCGGATTTGTACTTCCCCTCAAAGGCACAGTTTGTCTATGTTGTATGGATGGAGGGTGGGATTGGCCTCTATTCTGTCTATAAAGTAG